The Kineococcus mangrovi genome includes a window with the following:
- a CDS encoding DUF3151 domain-containing protein encodes MSTGTNLLGGPPPTHLPANGEVDDALAAGTDPAAVAAAHPAASAPWALLAERALVAGDAVTAYAFARTGYHRGLDALRRAGWRGHGPVPWSHEPNRGFLRALAALQRAAQTIGETEEAVRCTTFLGDCDPAAAHELLPS; translated from the coding sequence GTGAGCACCGGCACCAACCTGCTGGGCGGACCGCCGCCCACCCACCTGCCCGCGAACGGCGAGGTCGACGACGCCCTGGCCGCCGGGACCGACCCCGCCGCGGTCGCCGCGGCCCACCCGGCCGCGTCGGCGCCGTGGGCCCTGCTGGCCGAGCGCGCGCTCGTGGCCGGGGACGCGGTGACCGCGTACGCCTTCGCGCGCACCGGCTACCACCGCGGGCTGGACGCCCTGCGCCGGGCCGGCTGGCGCGGGCACGGGCCGGTGCCGTGGTCCCACGAGCCCAACCGCGGGTTCCTGCGGGCGCTGGCCGCCCTGCAGCGGGCGGCGCAGACCATCGGCGAGACCGAGGAGGCGGTGCGCTGCACCACGTTCCTGGGCGACTGCGAC
- a CDS encoding ATP-binding SpoIIE family protein phosphatase — MSASSPQALALGEPAAVLLLARRTGVLLGADAGARELAGAVQGPPRTLQDFLARVPLPAAAVWEHVTAGRPVHGELLPGDLWCSAAPVPGREEVLLVLTPVERVHADPAGVPVVAAAPGAALSAVRGGRLVVDVVDGAWTRTTGVPAVHVEHRPAHHLLRTRDERALAEFERALRSPDPVSVTVLDQRADGTDFLHHVRAVPLLDRAGAVCHVLTWHSDVTRRTAADRAAGTRLDVLTRLDAVVRDAGEALGTSREVDAVLQEVVRVLGDQLVEGALVVRVHERAGGADLEVAAAHGRRLHPLVGRRTSRSRTAAPDPLLDACTRELTDLDDLDDVARGPGSVAGWLQEIGAAPQAHRGATAGAPALAVPLRGQQDVLGLLLVRPHPSGLGPQDRAVVVGAGARAGLLLENARLHAREHALAETLQRSLLPDSAGVAGIDGLDVWTFYAPNADHAQVGGDWYDVLPAPADGGGSAVAGIVVGDVVGHDVEAAAAMGQIRSVVRSAAHDVDDPGSVLMRVDQLAGGLGIGRMASLVYATLQRLDDGGWEMAWSSAGHLPPLLRRGPAGEGPVGEHRVEVLSEATGTLVGLGERPRPTRERALSPGDVLVLYTDGLIETRSRPMRDGLEVLVEVLARSGARDAAGIGEELLAGLGETPEDDTAIVVVRVPEESELADEPPPTADTPRRRRWQLPSEPSSIGKARHATLRACAVWGLACGPRAEIVVSELVANAVLHGWGTIGLRLFDLEGHLRIEVEDDSPEQPQVVDARPDGAGGHGMRLVASLGRWGSTPTRRGKVVWVEIGTAENSTAENSTGEDPA; from the coding sequence ATGTCGGCCAGCAGTCCGCAGGCGCTCGCCCTGGGTGAACCCGCCGCCGTGCTGCTCCTGGCCCGCCGGACCGGGGTGCTCCTGGGCGCCGACGCCGGTGCGCGGGAGCTGGCCGGCGCGGTGCAGGGACCACCGCGGACCCTGCAGGACTTCCTGGCCCGGGTGCCGCTGCCGGCGGCAGCCGTCTGGGAGCACGTCACCGCCGGCCGGCCCGTGCACGGCGAGCTGCTGCCGGGGGACCTGTGGTGCAGCGCGGCCCCCGTGCCCGGGCGCGAGGAGGTGCTCCTGGTGCTCACGCCCGTCGAACGCGTCCACGCGGACCCGGCCGGCGTCCCCGTCGTGGCCGCGGCCCCCGGGGCCGCGCTGTCCGCCGTGCGCGGGGGCCGCCTCGTCGTCGACGTCGTCGACGGGGCCTGGACCCGGACCACCGGGGTGCCCGCCGTGCACGTCGAGCACCGGCCCGCCCACCACCTGCTGCGCACGCGCGACGAGCGGGCGCTCGCCGAGTTCGAACGGGCGCTGCGCAGCCCGGACCCGGTGTCGGTGACGGTGCTGGACCAGCGGGCGGACGGGACCGACTTCCTGCACCACGTGCGCGCGGTGCCGCTCCTGGACCGCGCCGGTGCCGTGTGCCACGTCCTGACCTGGCACAGCGACGTCACCCGCCGCACCGCCGCCGACCGGGCCGCCGGGACCCGGCTCGACGTCCTGACCCGCCTCGACGCGGTCGTCCGCGACGCCGGTGAGGCGCTCGGGACGTCCCGGGAGGTGGACGCGGTCCTGCAGGAGGTGGTCCGCGTCCTGGGGGACCAGCTCGTGGAGGGTGCGCTGGTGGTCCGGGTGCACGAGCGGGCCGGTGGCGCCGACCTGGAGGTGGCCGCCGCGCACGGCCGGCGGCTGCACCCCCTGGTGGGTCGGCGGACGTCCCGGTCGAGGACGGCCGCGCCGGACCCGCTGCTGGACGCCTGCACGCGCGAGCTCACCGACCTCGACGACCTCGACGACGTGGCGCGGGGCCCGGGCTCGGTGGCGGGGTGGCTGCAGGAGATCGGCGCGGCACCCCAGGCCCACCGGGGGGCGACGGCGGGCGCCCCGGCGCTCGCGGTGCCGCTGAGGGGGCAGCAGGACGTCCTCGGCCTCCTGCTCGTGCGCCCGCACCCGAGCGGCCTGGGTCCGCAGGACCGCGCCGTCGTCGTGGGCGCCGGCGCCCGGGCGGGTCTGCTGCTGGAGAACGCACGACTGCACGCAAGGGAGCACGCCTTGGCGGAGACGCTGCAACGCAGCCTGTTGCCCGACAGCGCCGGGGTCGCCGGCATCGACGGGCTCGACGTCTGGACCTTCTACGCGCCCAACGCCGACCACGCCCAGGTGGGGGGCGACTGGTACGACGTGCTGCCCGCGCCCGCCGACGGCGGCGGCAGCGCGGTCGCCGGGATCGTCGTCGGCGACGTCGTCGGGCACGACGTCGAGGCCGCCGCGGCCATGGGGCAGATCCGTTCCGTGGTCCGCTCCGCCGCGCACGACGTCGACGACCCCGGCAGCGTCCTCATGCGCGTCGACCAGCTCGCCGGCGGCCTCGGCATCGGCCGGATGGCCTCCCTCGTCTACGCCACGCTGCAACGCCTCGACGACGGCGGCTGGGAGATGGCCTGGTCCAGCGCGGGGCACCTGCCCCCGCTGCTGCGGCGTGGCCCGGCCGGCGAGGGACCGGTCGGCGAGCACCGCGTCGAGGTGCTCAGCGAGGCGACCGGGACCCTCGTGGGTCTGGGGGAGCGGCCGCGGCCGACCCGCGAGCGCGCGCTGTCACCGGGGGACGTCCTCGTGCTCTACACCGACGGCCTCATCGAGACGCGGTCGCGCCCGATGCGCGACGGCCTGGAGGTGCTCGTCGAGGTTCTCGCGCGCTCCGGGGCCCGCGACGCCGCCGGCATCGGGGAGGAGCTGCTCGCCGGCCTGGGTGAGACCCCCGAGGACGACACGGCGATCGTCGTCGTCCGGGTGCCGGAGGAGTCGGAGCTGGCCGACGAGCCCCCGCCGACCGCCGACACCCCGCGCCGTCGCCGCTGGCAGCTGCCGTCCGAGCCGTCCTCCATCGGCAAGGCCCGGCACGCGACGCTGCGGGCCTGCGCCGTGTGGGGCCTGGCCTGCGGCCCGCGCGCGGAGATCGTCGTCTCCGAGCTCGTGGCCAACGCCGTCCTGCACGGCTGGGGCACGATCGGCCTGCGCCTGTTCGACCTCGAGGGGCACCTGCGCATCGAGGTGGAGGACGACAGCCCCGAGCAGCCGCAGGTCGTCGACGCGCGTCCCGACGGGGCGGGCGGCCACGGGATGCGGCTCGTCGCATCGCTGGGACGGTGGGGGAGCACCCCCACCCGGCGCGGCAAGGTCGTCTGGGTCGAGATCGGCACCGCCGAGAACAGCACCGCCGAGAACAGCACTGGAGAGGACCCCGCGTGA
- a CDS encoding STAS domain-containing protein, translated as MPQVRSVDPGSVHVLYEPRATRVVLTGEIDAELGPDLLEAAEDALSSGRPLQVDAHHVTFMDSTGLAFLARLASRSKAHRVTLIRPPAVVKFLIETTNIVQLLDVVDEEPGLSSATTGDADEDGPQPA; from the coding sequence GTGCCCCAGGTGCGCTCGGTGGACCCGGGCTCGGTGCACGTCCTCTACGAACCGCGGGCCACCCGCGTGGTGCTCACCGGCGAGATCGACGCCGAACTGGGTCCCGACCTGCTCGAGGCCGCCGAGGACGCGCTGAGCTCCGGGCGTCCGCTGCAGGTCGACGCCCACCACGTGACGTTCATGGACTCGACGGGCCTGGCCTTCCTGGCCCGGCTCGCCTCCCGGTCCAAGGCCCACCGGGTGACGCTCATCCGTCCCCCGGCCGTGGTGAAGTTCCTCATCGAGACGACGAACATCGTCCAGCTGCTCGACGTCGTCGACGAGGAGCCGGGCCTGAGCAGCGCGACCACCGGCGACGCCGACGAGGACGGGCCGCAGCCCGCCTGA
- the fbaA gene encoding class II fructose-bisphosphate aldolase → MPIATPDVYAEMLDRAKAGSFAYPAINISSSITLNAAIRGFAEAESDGIVQVSTGGAEFLSGTTVKDMVLGSQALAEYAHHVAKAYDVNIALHTDHCPEDKLDGFVRPLLAISAERVKSGRDPLFQSHMWDGSAVPLDENLRIAQDLLARAAAAKIVLEVEIGVVGGEEDGVAHEINDKLYTTVEDALATVDALGTGEKGRYMAALTFGNVHGVYKPGGVKLRPEILKQIQDEVGSRVGKDKPFDLVFHGGSGSSAQEISDAVDYGVIKMNIDTDTQYAFTRPIVGHMFTNYDGVLKVDDEVGNKKAYDPRAWGKAGETGMAARVVEAAQNLRSAGKSVK, encoded by the coding sequence ATGCCCATCGCCACCCCGGACGTCTACGCGGAGATGCTGGACCGCGCGAAGGCCGGTTCCTTCGCCTACCCGGCCATCAACATCTCCTCCTCGATCACGCTGAACGCCGCGATCCGCGGCTTCGCCGAGGCCGAGAGCGACGGCATCGTGCAGGTCTCCACCGGTGGGGCCGAGTTCCTGTCCGGCACCACGGTCAAGGACATGGTGCTCGGTTCGCAGGCCCTGGCCGAGTACGCCCACCACGTCGCCAAGGCGTACGACGTCAACATCGCGCTGCACACCGACCACTGCCCCGAGGACAAGCTCGACGGGTTCGTCCGCCCGCTGCTGGCCATCTCGGCCGAGCGCGTCAAGAGCGGGCGCGACCCGCTGTTCCAGTCCCACATGTGGGACGGCTCGGCCGTGCCGCTGGACGAGAACCTGCGGATCGCCCAGGACCTCCTGGCCCGGGCGGCGGCCGCGAAGATCGTCCTCGAGGTCGAGATCGGCGTCGTCGGCGGCGAGGAGGACGGCGTCGCCCACGAGATCAACGACAAGCTGTACACGACGGTCGAGGACGCCCTCGCCACGGTCGACGCGCTCGGCACCGGCGAGAAGGGCCGGTACATGGCCGCCCTGACGTTCGGGAACGTGCACGGCGTCTACAAGCCCGGTGGGGTCAAGCTCCGTCCGGAGATCCTCAAGCAGATCCAGGACGAGGTCGGCTCCCGCGTCGGCAAGGACAAGCCCTTCGACCTCGTCTTCCACGGCGGGTCGGGCTCCTCGGCGCAGGAGATCAGCGACGCCGTCGACTACGGCGTCATCAAGATGAACATCGACACCGACACCCAGTACGCCTTCACGCGGCCCATCGTCGGGCACATGTTCACGAACTACGACGGCGTGCTCAAGGTCGACGACGAGGTCGGCAACAAGAAGGCCTACGACCCGCGCGCCTGGGGCAAGGCCGGCGAGACCGGCATGGCCGCGCGCGTGGTCGAGGCCGCGCAGAACCTGCGCAGCGCGGGCAAGTCGGTCAAGTGA
- a CDS encoding type 1 glutamine amidotransferase domain-containing protein, whose amino-acid sequence MTDAALAGKKIAFLVANEGIEQVELTEPWKAVQEAGGEPVLLSTGPGTVQAFDHLDKADTFDVDVVVDDASPSEYAALVLPGGVANPDALRTSRSAVTFVQQFAASTRPVAAICHAPWTLVEADVLKGRRMTSWPSLRTDLRNAGAEWVDEEVVVDRNGPGPLVTSRNPDDLPAFNRALLEALS is encoded by the coding sequence ATGACGGACGCAGCGCTCGCGGGCAAGAAGATCGCGTTCCTCGTGGCGAACGAGGGCATCGAGCAGGTCGAACTGACCGAACCGTGGAAGGCGGTGCAGGAGGCGGGGGGCGAGCCCGTCCTGCTGTCGACCGGGCCGGGCACGGTCCAGGCGTTCGACCACCTGGACAAGGCCGACACCTTCGACGTGGACGTCGTCGTCGACGACGCCAGCCCGTCGGAGTACGCCGCCCTCGTCCTCCCCGGCGGCGTGGCCAACCCCGACGCCCTGCGGACCTCCCGCTCCGCGGTGACCTTCGTGCAGCAGTTCGCGGCCTCGACCCGCCCCGTCGCGGCCATCTGCCACGCGCCGTGGACGCTGGTCGAGGCCGACGTGCTCAAGGGCCGCCGGATGACGTCCTGGCCCTCGCTGCGCACGGACCTGCGCAACGCCGGCGCCGAGTGGGTCGACGAGGAGGTCGTCGTCGACCGCAACGGTCCCGGTCCGCTGGTGACCAGCCGCAACCCCGACGACCTGCCGGCGTTCAACCGCGCGCTGCTGGAGGCGCTGTCGTGA
- a CDS encoding TIGR03557 family F420-dependent LLM class oxidoreductase, with protein sequence MSAPGIGYTCMSEQSDPRWLVRDARAAEEAGFDTIVFSDHASPWLTSQGHAPYVWSVLGAVAATTSRVELMTYVTCPTIRYHPAIVAQKAATVQILSEGRFVLGLGSGENLNEHVVGQGWPAVEERQDMLVEACEIISNLFDGDLLTYAGEHFRVDSHRLWDVPDQRVPLAIAISGEKSATRFSPLADHAIAVEPDAALQAWDAARETGQQPSRKIGQMPVSWGADRDAAISRAHEQFRWFAGGWKVNADLPTTAGFAGATQFVRPEDVAGQIPCGNDVDAVVEAASAYFEAGFTDLALVQIGGEHQEEFLAAAKSDIIPALREAAQGTDPSPS encoded by the coding sequence GTGAGCGCTCCCGGCATCGGCTACACCTGCATGAGCGAGCAGTCCGACCCGCGCTGGCTGGTGCGGGACGCCCGTGCCGCGGAGGAGGCCGGCTTCGACACGATCGTGTTCTCCGACCACGCCTCGCCGTGGCTCACCTCGCAGGGCCACGCGCCGTACGTCTGGTCGGTGCTCGGGGCGGTGGCGGCCACGACGTCGCGCGTGGAACTCATGACCTACGTGACGTGCCCGACGATCCGGTACCACCCGGCGATCGTCGCGCAGAAGGCCGCGACGGTGCAGATCCTGTCGGAGGGACGTTTCGTCCTCGGGCTGGGTTCGGGCGAGAACCTCAACGAGCACGTCGTCGGGCAGGGCTGGCCCGCGGTCGAGGAACGCCAGGACATGCTCGTCGAGGCGTGCGAGATCATCTCCAACCTCTTCGACGGCGACCTGCTGACCTACGCGGGCGAGCACTTCCGGGTCGACTCCCACCGGTTGTGGGACGTCCCGGACCAGCGCGTCCCGCTGGCGATCGCCATCAGCGGGGAGAAGTCCGCCACCCGCTTCTCCCCCCTGGCCGACCACGCGATCGCGGTCGAACCCGACGCGGCGCTGCAGGCCTGGGACGCGGCGCGGGAGACGGGGCAGCAGCCGAGCCGGAAGATCGGGCAGATGCCGGTCTCCTGGGGCGCCGACCGGGACGCGGCGATCTCCCGCGCGCACGAGCAGTTCCGCTGGTTCGCCGGGGGGTGGAAGGTGAACGCCGACCTGCCGACCACGGCGGGTTTCGCCGGCGCGACGCAGTTCGTCCGTCCCGAGGACGTCGCCGGGCAGATCCCCTGCGGGAACGACGTGGACGCGGTCGTCGAGGCCGCCTCGGCGTACTTCGAGGCGGGTTTCACCGACCTCGCCCTCGTCCAGATCGGTGGCGAGCACCAGGAGGAGTTCCTGGCCGCCGCGAAGTCGGACATCATCCCCGCGCTGCGCGAGGCGGCCCAGGGGACCGACCCCTCGCCCAGCTGA
- a CDS encoding pyridoxal phosphate-dependent decarboxylase family protein translates to MHDDTTAKRMHEVTGENEAALDLVLDYARNRLTAPDLPLDKSVSSADLRRLAPPAVTEDGIGAARALAVFEHVLAPACITTDHPRYLSFIPSAPSKAAAAFDIVVSASALYGGSWLEGAGAVHAENEVLRWLADEFGLPAGSGGVFVQGGTLGNLSALVAAREDARGRGPVAGRWAVVCSAEAHSSIASAARVMDVDVVAVAPGEDGVLRGEAVRAALAEHGDRVFAVVATAGSTNFGIVDDLQGIADATTEHGTWLHVDGAYGLAGRLSTRRRDLFAGLEHADSVIVDPHKWLFAPFDACALIYRDPDRGRRAHTQHAEYLDTLTETKDWSPSDFAAHLTRRPRGLPTWFSLATYGVRAYREAIDAAIDLAAEVGRVVAERPDLTLVREPQLSVVVFERTGWTKADYDAWSARLLDEQLAFVTPSSHQGRPNARFAIVNPRTTIEDLTAILDTMR, encoded by the coding sequence ATGCACGACGACACGACCGCGAAGCGGATGCACGAGGTCACCGGGGAGAACGAGGCGGCCCTGGACCTCGTGCTCGACTACGCGCGCAACCGCCTGACGGCCCCGGACCTCCCGCTGGACAAGTCGGTCAGCAGCGCCGACCTGCGGCGCCTGGCTCCCCCCGCCGTCACCGAGGACGGCATCGGGGCCGCGCGGGCCCTGGCCGTCTTCGAGCACGTGCTCGCCCCGGCCTGCATCACCACCGACCACCCGCGCTACCTCTCGTTCATCCCGTCCGCGCCGTCCAAGGCCGCTGCCGCGTTCGACATCGTGGTCTCGGCCAGCGCCCTGTACGGGGGGTCCTGGCTGGAGGGCGCCGGCGCCGTGCACGCCGAGAACGAGGTGCTGCGCTGGCTGGCCGACGAGTTCGGGCTGCCCGCGGGTTCCGGTGGGGTGTTCGTGCAGGGCGGGACGCTCGGCAACCTGTCGGCGCTCGTCGCCGCCCGGGAGGACGCCCGCGGCAGGGGGCCGGTGGCGGGCCGGTGGGCGGTCGTCTGCAGCGCCGAGGCGCACTCCTCGATCGCGTCGGCCGCCCGGGTGATGGACGTCGACGTGGTGGCCGTCGCCCCGGGTGAGGACGGCGTCCTGCGCGGCGAGGCCGTCCGCGCCGCGCTGGCCGAGCACGGGGACCGGGTGTTCGCGGTCGTGGCGACGGCGGGGTCCACGAACTTCGGGATCGTCGACGACCTGCAGGGCATCGCGGACGCCACGACGGAGCACGGGACCTGGTTGCACGTCGACGGCGCGTACGGGCTGGCCGGCCGGCTGTCGACCCGCCGCCGGGACCTGTTCGCCGGTCTCGAGCACGCCGACTCCGTCATCGTGGACCCGCACAAGTGGTTGTTCGCGCCGTTCGACGCGTGCGCGCTCATCTACCGCGACCCCGACCGCGGCCGCCGGGCGCACACCCAGCACGCCGAGTACCTCGACACGCTGACCGAGACGAAGGACTGGAGCCCCTCGGACTTCGCCGCCCACCTCACCCGACGGCCCCGCGGGTTGCCGACCTGGTTCTCGCTGGCGACCTACGGGGTGCGGGCCTACCGGGAGGCGATCGACGCGGCCATCGACCTGGCGGCCGAGGTCGGCCGGGTCGTCGCGGAACGCCCCGACCTCACCCTGGTGCGGGAGCCGCAGCTGTCCGTCGTGGTGTTCGAGCGCACCGGCTGGACGAAGGCCGACTACGACGCCTGGTCGGCGCGGCTGCTGGACGAGCAGCTCGCGTTCGTGACACCGAGCAGCCACCAGGGCCGGCCGAACGCGCGGTTCGCGATCGTCAACCCGCGCACGACGATCGAGGACCTCACGGCCATCCTGGACACGATGCGCTGA
- a CDS encoding allantoate amidohydrolase — protein MPETARLLAATVDTGRDRARGGYSRPVFSAAERELLEWYLAELRARGLEGTTDRNGVVWAWWNPAGLPLEGAVVTGSHLDSVPGGGAFDGPLGVVSALRALDLLRERGVDPARPLGLAVFPEEEGSRFGVACLGSRLLTGAVTPGRALALTDPDGNTFADVARGAGLDPAGFGRDDEALARIGCFVELHVEQGRGLVDLGAPVAVATSVIGHGRWRFTVRGEGNHAGTTLLADRRDPLLVAALVVAAARDVAAANPGTRATVGRLDPVPGGTNVIASRVDLWLDVRHPEDVVTAAVVAEVSRRAARLAAAEGCAVEVREESLSPTVDFDGALSRRLSGVLPTAPLLATGAGHDAGVLAGRVPTAMLFTRNPTGVSHAPGEFCTDEDAEAGSVALADVLADLLTGPPPG, from the coding sequence GTGCCTGAGACCGCGCGGCTGCTGGCCGCCACCGTCGACACCGGCCGGGACCGGGCCCGGGGCGGGTACTCGCGGCCCGTGTTCTCCGCCGCCGAGCGCGAGCTGCTGGAGTGGTACCTCGCCGAGCTGCGCGCCCGGGGGCTGGAGGGCACGACCGACCGCAACGGCGTCGTGTGGGCCTGGTGGAACCCCGCGGGCCTGCCCCTGGAGGGGGCCGTCGTCACGGGCAGCCACCTCGACTCCGTCCCCGGCGGTGGTGCGTTCGACGGCCCCCTCGGCGTGGTGTCGGCGCTGCGCGCGCTCGACCTGCTGCGCGAGCGCGGCGTCGACCCCGCCCGGCCCCTCGGCCTGGCCGTGTTCCCCGAGGAGGAGGGATCGCGGTTCGGGGTCGCGTGCCTCGGGTCGCGCCTGCTGACGGGGGCGGTCACCCCGGGACGAGCCCTGGCCCTGACCGACCCCGACGGGAACACCTTCGCCGACGTGGCGCGCGGGGCCGGGCTGGACCCGGCGGGGTTCGGCCGCGACGACGAGGCCCTGGCCCGCATCGGCTGCTTCGTGGAACTGCACGTCGAGCAGGGCCGCGGGCTCGTCGACCTCGGGGCGCCCGTGGCCGTCGCGACCTCCGTCATCGGGCACGGGCGGTGGCGGTTCACGGTGCGCGGGGAGGGGAACCACGCGGGGACGACGCTGCTCGCCGACCGCAGGGACCCGCTGCTCGTGGCCGCCCTCGTCGTCGCGGCCGCCCGCGACGTCGCCGCCGCGAACCCCGGGACGCGCGCCACCGTCGGGCGGCTGGACCCCGTGCCGGGCGGCACGAACGTCATCGCCTCCCGCGTCGACCTGTGGCTCGACGTGCGCCACCCCGAGGACGTCGTCACCGCGGCCGTGGTCGCCGAGGTCTCGCGCCGGGCCGCGCGCCTGGCCGCCGCGGAGGGGTGCGCGGTGGAGGTCCGCGAGGAGTCCCTCAGCCCCACCGTCGACTTCGACGGCGCCCTGTCCCGCAGGCTGTCCGGGGTGCTGCCCACCGCGCCGCTGCTGGCCACCGGCGCCGGCCACGACGCCGGGGTGCTCGCCGGGCGCGTCCCCACCGCGATGCTGTTCACGCGCAACCCCACCGGGGTCTCGCACGCGCCGGGGGAGTTCTGCACCGACGAGGACGCCGAAGCCGGGTCGGTCGCCCTCGCCGACGTGCTGGCGGACCTGCTGACCGGACCGCCGCCGGGGTGA
- a CDS encoding FAD-dependent oxidoreductase, producing MDAQVLVVGAGLAGASTAWRLAQRGRTVVLVERDVPASAQGSSHGSARILRHAYPERLYVDLVGAAETAWTELSALHGADLVTRCGALDFGARRDPHGLAAVLADAGVEHELLAREDARDRWPGIAFDSDVLWHRAGGVLDAGSTVRAMVAAARAHGAQVLQGWALSRLERTGAGFTAHAADGRTVSAGRVVVCAGPWLPDLLGELPLPAGFLAALPTLTVTEENAFHFPHREPRTPWPTLIHHREDICLYALPGGRDAQFRGQKVAEFAAGRRLRSAATRTGRVDAANRERVVEHVRRFLPGLEPEPYAETTCLFTNTPTEDFVVDEADGVTVVSPCSGHGAKFAPLLGELAADAALRTGSVPGRFRVGSSRA from the coding sequence GTGGACGCTCAGGTCCTCGTCGTGGGTGCCGGGTTGGCCGGGGCCTCGACCGCGTGGCGGCTCGCGCAGCGCGGCCGCACCGTCGTGCTGGTGGAGCGCGACGTGCCCGCCTCGGCGCAGGGGAGCTCGCACGGGTCGGCGCGCATCCTGCGCCACGCCTACCCCGAGCGGCTGTACGTCGACCTCGTCGGGGCCGCCGAGACGGCGTGGACCGAACTGTCCGCCCTCCACGGTGCCGACCTGGTGACCCGGTGCGGGGCGCTGGACTTCGGGGCCCGGCGGGACCCGCACGGGCTCGCCGCCGTCCTGGCCGACGCGGGGGTCGAGCACGAGCTCCTGGCGCGCGAGGACGCCCGCGACCGCTGGCCGGGCATCGCGTTCGACTCCGACGTCCTGTGGCACCGGGCCGGTGGTGTGCTCGACGCCGGCTCCACGGTGCGGGCGATGGTGGCGGCGGCCCGGGCGCACGGTGCCCAGGTGCTCCAGGGCTGGGCCCTGTCGCGGCTCGAACGCACCGGCGCGGGTTTCACCGCCCACGCCGCCGACGGCCGCACCGTGTCCGCCGGGCGGGTGGTGGTGTGCGCCGGTCCGTGGTTGCCGGACCTGCTCGGTGAGCTGCCGCTGCCGGCGGGTTTCCTCGCGGCCCTGCCCACCCTGACGGTGACCGAGGAGAACGCGTTCCACTTCCCCCACCGGGAACCCCGCACCCCCTGGCCCACCCTGATCCACCACCGCGAGGACATCTGCCTCTACGCCCTGCCCGGCGGCCGGGACGCGCAGTTCCGCGGGCAGAAGGTCGCCGAGTTCGCCGCCGGCCGCCGGCTGCGGTCGGCGGCCACCCGGACCGGTCGGGTGGACGCGGCGAACCGGGAACGCGTCGTGGAGCACGTGCGCCGGTTCCTGCCGGGCCTGGAACCGGAGCCGTACGCCGAGACGACCTGCCTGTTCACGAACACCCCGACCGAGGACTTCGTCGTCGACGAGGCCGACGGGGTCACCGTCGTCTCGCCGTGCTCGGGGCACGGTGCGAAGTTCGCGCCGCTGCTCGGTGAGCTCGCGGCGGACGCCGCCCTGCGGACCGGGTCCGTGCCCGGCCGGTTCCGGGTGGGGTCGTCCCGTGCCTGA
- a CDS encoding extracellular catalytic domain type 1 short-chain-length polyhydroxyalkanoate depolymerase: MSRRTPLALAAAAVGLVAVSTVSSAGAAPADPAARTVGCTSTVPPGTHSVPIRFAGGTTEVQVFVPSHRPARVPLVLDLHGSGSNGPAQSGISDLASVAEREGFLVANPTAAVELPPSDPPLPGGGWAWNVPGVPTTAGQLPPPDARDDVAFLAAVVDQLGAAACVDTRRTYATGYSGGGRMASALACELSDRIAAIAPVAGLRAGRPAPDEPSVPEVQSCTPREPVAVLTFHGDADGVNPYGGSDDLRWGYSAPVAVQTWARLNDCRTGPVRTALTEHVSLTTYARCAGGADVEFQRITGGGHTWPGADEPEGPLGPITQEVDASETMWQFFEAHPKHV; this comes from the coding sequence GTGTCCCGTCGCACCCCTCTCGCCCTCGCAGCGGCCGCCGTCGGGCTGGTCGCGGTGTCCACCGTGAGCAGTGCCGGTGCCGCACCGGCGGACCCCGCCGCCCGGACCGTCGGGTGCACCTCGACGGTGCCGCCGGGAACGCACAGCGTGCCGATCCGCTTCGCCGGCGGCACCACCGAGGTCCAGGTCTTCGTCCCCTCCCACCGGCCCGCGCGCGTCCCCCTCGTGCTGGACCTGCACGGCAGCGGTTCCAACGGTCCCGCGCAGTCGGGCATCAGCGACCTCGCGTCGGTCGCCGAGCGCGAGGGGTTCCTCGTCGCCAACCCCACCGCGGCCGTGGAACTGCCCCCGTCCGACCCGCCCCTGCCCGGTGGCGGTTGGGCGTGGAACGTCCCCGGCGTTCCGACGACGGCCGGTCAGCTCCCGCCGCCGGACGCCCGGGACGACGTGGCCTTCCTGGCCGCCGTCGTCGACCAGCTCGGGGCGGCCGCCTGCGTGGACACCCGGCGCACGTACGCGACCGGGTACTCCGGCGGGGGGCGCATGGCCTCGGCCCTGGCCTGCGAGCTGTCCGACCGGATCGCGGCGATCGCCCCGGTCGCGGGGCTGCGGGCCGGGCGGCCGGCGCCGGACGAACCCTCGGTGCCGGAGGTGCAGAGCTGCACCCCGCGCGAACCGGTCGCGGTGCTCACCTTCCACGGCGACGCGGACGGGGTGAACCCCTACGGCGGCAGCGACGACCTGCGGTGGGGGTACTCCGCACCCGTCGCCGTCCAGACCTGGGCCCGGCTGAACGACTGCCGCACCGGCCCGGTGCGGACCGCGCTCACCGAGCACGTCTCGCTGACGACCTACGCGCGGTGCGCGGGCGGGGCCGACGTGGAGTTCCAGCGGATCACCGGTGGGGGTCACACGTGGCCCGGGGCCGACGAGCCGGAGGGTCCGCTCGGCCCCATCACCCAGGAGGTCGACGCCTCGGAGACGATGTGGCAGTTCTTCGAGGCGCACCCGAAGCACGTCTGA